Below is a genomic region from Bacteroidales bacterium.
TGGCGGAATGGTTTGGTGTAAATATCTTTCTTCCGTAAATGACACATATGGAGTACACACCGGGGGAGTAACCTTCTGGAATCCTGATTCAGGGGATGCATTGCGGATTGAAGTTAAATCCGATGAAGGAAAATACCTGGCTGCAAAATATTCGCAAAACGAAAAGAATGAATTTACATGTACCCATTTTGTAACGGACATGGAACTTGAACCCAGGTATAACCTGAGCCGGTTCGTACATCAAAAGTCGGATGTATTCTGCCCTTTTGATGTTCAAAAAGAGAATATCTCCATTCATATAGAAATACAATATATAAATTACCTTACCGAATATTCCAGAGGAATCCTCCCCGGAATAGATGCCGATGCAGTACGTGAACTGCTAAATACAACAGGAAGATATGGGGTGGTGGATAATACGATTGTTGGCGCCAATGGCTGGATCACTAACTGGAAATGCCTGCATGAACCATTCTTTGCCCAGATCGGAATGGCTTTGAATGATGAAAATTATATCAAAAATATGTCATCCACCCTTGATGCGGAAAGGGATCATGCAATGACTGAAGAAGGCCGTGTACGGTCCCGCTGGCATAACATGGATGAGGACCAAATGCCCGGAACCTTTAACTATAAAACAGGATATTATGAGGCTCAGTGGGGATATACTATTGATTCCCAGACAGGATATATCATCAATACTGCAGAACAATTCGACCTTTGCGGAGATATTGACTGGTTATCCGCCCACAAAGAGAGTTGCGAAAAAGCATTGGATTGGCTGATAAAGCGGGATTCTAATAAGAATGGTATCTTCGAGATGATGAATGATGATACATCACAAAAGATTGCAAGCGACTGGCTTGATATAGTCTGGGCCAGTTTTGAAAATGCTTTTGTCAATGCCCAGATGTACGAAGCCCTGAACTTATGGGCCAATTGTGAATCGATCTTAGGGGATAAAACAAAGTCGGACTATTATTTTTCCGTAGCAGCAAGGCTAAAAGAAAGTTTTAATAAGCCGGTTAGCCAGGGAGGGTTCTGGGCGCCTGATAAAAAACAATACATCTACTGGAGAGATAAAGATGGTTCCGTACATGGAGACAATTTTGTTACTCCCGTTAACTTCGCTGTTATTGCTTTCGGATTATGTGACGACGAAAAGAGGATAAAGATAATTCTCGACGAAATTGAAAAAAGGACATCTGCTGAAAACCTGTTTCATTGGCCTTTGTGTTTCGATTCTTACAGGGAAGAAGAGGTGGCAAGCTGGCAATGGCCATTTCCGACCTACGAAAACGGAGATATCTTCCCCACCTGGGGATATTTGGGAATCAGGTCTTATGTAGGTTATAAAAAGGAAATTGCATTGAAATACATCAGAAATATTCTACAACAATATAAAAAAGACGGTTTATCGTCCCAACGGTATTCCAGGATCACCCAGGAAGGACTGGGATCTGATATATTGGCAGGGATCTGTACTAGTATTACAGCATTGTACAGGGACATTTATGGTATCCGTCCGAGATGGAACAGGATGGGATTGGAACCAAATATGCTGAAAGAATTAAATGGGACAGAGTTCACGTATTCCCTTAGAGGTACGGATTATCATCTCAAACTGAATGTCAATGATTACATGATGAGTACTGATGGTTTTAAAATAAAAGTCTAACAAAAAAGCGAATAACAGCCAAACGAGGACAACCGATTGAAAATGTGCGGATAAAGTCCTTTGTTTGGTTTTTCTTTTGTGGCACTCAAAGCCACCCATAGGCAAAGATACGACAAAGTTCAATTACCACACCATTACCTCGCCATAAAACGCAAATCGACGATAAGTCGCTGTTCGTCTTCCTTTTGCGTTATGCTATATAACCTCTTATAGCTCAGAGTAAACTAATTTTGTAATCTGTAAAAACTTTGAGTTATGATGCAACGAAGCACATTCAAAATTCTGTTTTATTTGAAACGGAATAACATTAAGCCAGACGGAACTGTTCCGTTAATGGGTCGTATTACGATTGACAAAACAATCAGCCAATTCAGTTGTAAGATGACCGTACCGCCCAACCTTTGGGATACCAAAGCGGGACGGCTGACAGGTAAAAGCACCTTAGCGGTAAAAACCAATATCGCATTAGACAAAATTCGTGTTGATATTAACCGCCATTATCAGGAAGTAATGCAAATGGACGGTTTTGTTACTGCCGACAAGATAAAGAACGCCTATTTAGGTTTAGGGGTAAAGCAAGATACGTTCCTGACCCTCTTTGCAAAACACAATCAAGAATTTTCCCGAAAGGTAGGATATAACAGGGCAAAAGGCACATATGCAAGATATTGTCTTTTATATAAACACATAGAAAGCTATATCAAACGTGAATATAAGCGAGATGATATTTTTCTGAAAGAACTGAATCTTGCTTTTATCAATGGGTTTGAACACTATTTGAGAACGGAAAGGGAATGTTCTACCAATACGATATGGTCATATATGATAGGCGTAAAGCATATTGTTTCTATTGCTCGTAATTCGGGGCAGTTAGCTTTCAATCCTTTTGCGGGTTATCTGATAAGCCCCGAATCCAAAGACAGGGGATTCCTGAACAAGGAAGAAATAAACTTGCTTGTCAATGCCAAGATGAAAAATGCTCAATATGAATTAGTAAGGGATTTATTTGTGTTCTCGATTTTTACCGGGCTGAGTTATTCGGATGTAAAGAACTTAACGAAAGACCATCTTAAAACCTCGTTTGACGGTCATTTATGGATAATTACCCGCCGACAGAAAACGAACACCGATTCAAGTATCAGGTTATTGGAAGTGCCGAAGCGGATAATAGAGAAGTACAAAGGCTATTGCAGGGATAATCGTTTGTTTCCTGTTCCGAGTAACAGCTCGTGCAACAATATTCTGAAAAAGATAGCCAAACAATGCGGGATTAAAACCCGTTTGACCTACCACGTAGCGAGGCACACATTCTCGACTACACTTACTCTATCACAGGGAGTTCCGATAGAAACGGTCAGTAAAATGTTAGGGCATACGAATATTAAAACGACCCAAATTTACGCCAAGATAACGAAAGAGAAAATTTCGCAGGACATGGAAATCCTTTCGCATAAATTAGAATCTCTGGAAAAGCAAATTACGGAGAGAATATAATATAGAGCAGACCTTTCGGTCTGCTCTATATTATTAGTACTTCACAACCTTAATACCATTCCGATAATCAGTAGGTGTAATACCGCTATTCATCTTGAAATAACGGCTTAAGTAAGATTGGTCGGGGAAATTCAACTTATCTGCAATCTCCTGTATTGATAATTCAGTCGATTGAAGCAAAACTTTTATTTCTACTATAAGACGTTTATCTATAATAACTTTTGGTGATTCAGAGAAAACATTCTCCGTAGTGATTTTTCGTAAATATCTTGGGGTAATACATAATTTATCGGCATAAAAGAGCACCTCCCGATGTTCGCTAATATGCGTGTCAAGTAAGGATATGAATTGGTGAAATATCTCATGCTTACGAGTATAAGTGCCCACTAAGTGGTCAAAGTAAAGTTTACACTTATCATAAAGATACAAAATGTAATTTTGAAGAAAGTTCTGTTCCATAAGCCCTTTAAAATCATTATTTTCTTCTTGTACAATTTTAGCCATATCCATCCAACATTGTACTTTTTTTAAAAGCTCACTTTCTTCGGTATAAACATAAAATTGGGTATCCCGTAAATATCTGGAAAAAGATGCACCGAGCCTCAGAATGATATTATCATATAGCTCTTTCGAGAAAGTAAATGCCTTTGCGGCAAAATCAAGTGATGTATTAACAAAACCGAATGTAGTTCCAGGCAAGATAACCAACTCTGCATTTTTTG
It encodes:
- a CDS encoding AraC family transcriptional regulator, whose product is MQEKEPMDYSIINDRSFWYGEIRKETLPHYLYKTVGGFVLLCTNGKATITIGIQEHEITKNAELVILPGTTFGFVNTSLDFAAKAFTFSKELYDNIILRLGASFSRYLRDTQFYVYTEESELLKKVQCWMDMAKIVQEENNDFKGLMEQNFLQNYILYLYDKCKLYFDHLVGTYTRKHEIFHQFISLLDTHISEHREVLFYADKLCITPRYLRKITTENVFSESPKVIIDKRLIVEIKVLLQSTELSIQEIADKLNFPDQSYLSRYFKMNSGITPTDYRNGIKVVKY
- a CDS encoding site-specific integrase codes for the protein MQRSTFKILFYLKRNNIKPDGTVPLMGRITIDKTISQFSCKMTVPPNLWDTKAGRLTGKSTLAVKTNIALDKIRVDINRHYQEVMQMDGFVTADKIKNAYLGLGVKQDTFLTLFAKHNQEFSRKVGYNRAKGTYARYCLLYKHIESYIKREYKRDDIFLKELNLAFINGFEHYLRTERECSTNTIWSYMIGVKHIVSIARNSGQLAFNPFAGYLISPESKDRGFLNKEEINLLVNAKMKNAQYELVRDLFVFSIFTGLSYSDVKNLTKDHLKTSFDGHLWIITRRQKTNTDSSIRLLEVPKRIIEKYKGYCRDNRLFPVPSNSSCNNILKKIAKQCGIKTRLTYHVARHTFSTTLTLSQGVPIETVSKMLGHTNIKTTQIYAKITKEKISQDMEILSHKLESLEKQITERI